One genomic region from Mesorhizobium terrae encodes:
- a CDS encoding patatin family protein, with product MLEWASLRGRGIARDANDPSSSDGAPEFKHPKKCGIALALGGGVARGWAHIGVLRALDEVGLEVSMIAGTSIGALVGGCYLAGKLDELEEFARGLTRRRIFGLLDINLGGSGLFGGMKLDARLREHLDGLRIEDLPKPFVAVATEVRTGHEIWITQGSLVTAMRASYALPGVFEPVNCNGRVLADGALVNPVPVSVCRAYEQPMVVAVNLHYDLFGRAAVIKHSAGELMIQKDAARPTRHDPNATAQGTRLGITGMMVEAFNIIQDRISRARLAGDPPDLSLQPKLGHVGLTEFHRADEAIRLGYEATMAHVDELRRLQAVLA from the coding sequence ATGCTCGAATGGGCGTCATTGCGTGGCAGGGGAATCGCTCGCGACGCGAATGATCCGTCGTCGTCCGACGGGGCGCCCGAATTCAAACATCCCAAGAAATGCGGAATTGCCCTCGCCCTCGGCGGCGGCGTGGCACGCGGCTGGGCCCATATCGGCGTGCTGCGGGCACTGGACGAAGTCGGCCTCGAAGTCTCGATGATCGCCGGCACCTCGATCGGCGCGCTGGTGGGCGGCTGCTACCTCGCCGGCAAATTGGACGAACTGGAAGAATTCGCGCGCGGCCTGACCCGGCGACGCATCTTCGGCCTGCTCGACATCAATCTCGGCGGCAGCGGCCTGTTCGGAGGCATGAAGCTGGATGCCCGTCTGCGCGAACATCTTGACGGTCTTCGTATCGAGGATCTCCCGAAACCGTTCGTGGCGGTCGCCACCGAAGTCAGGACCGGTCACGAAATCTGGATCACCCAGGGTTCGCTGGTCACTGCCATGCGGGCATCCTATGCCTTGCCTGGCGTCTTCGAACCGGTCAACTGCAACGGCCGCGTGCTGGCCGATGGCGCGCTGGTGAACCCGGTGCCGGTGTCGGTCTGCCGTGCCTACGAACAGCCGATGGTGGTGGCGGTAAACCTCCATTACGACCTGTTCGGCCGCGCCGCGGTGATCAAGCATAGCGCTGGCGAGTTGATGATACAGAAGGATGCGGCAAGGCCTACTCGGCACGACCCCAACGCCACCGCGCAGGGCACGAGGCTCGGCATCACCGGCATGATGGTCGAGGCGTTCAACATCATTCAGGATCGCATCTCGCGCGCCAGGCTGGCCGGTGATCCGCCCGATCTGTCGCTACAGCCCAAGCTCGGCCATGTCGGGCTCACCGAATTCCACCGCGCCGACGAGGCGATCCGGCTGGGTTATGAGGCAACCATGGCGCATGTCGATGAGTTGCGGCGGCTCCAGGCCGTCTTGGCCTGA
- a CDS encoding glycosyltransferase family 4 protein encodes MSANVCSDNVAPSSLRIVHCFRSPVGGIFRHVRDLADAQAAAGHMVGIVCDSTTGGALEEALFEDMKGVLALGVHRTPMQRHIGPGDAASAWRTFKIIKELKPDVLHGHGAKGGAYARLFGSLLRVSRSRVARLYSPHGGSLHYDERTATGKLFFALEWTMAYFTDYLLFVSDYERQAYRRKVGEPRVPNTLVYNGLRAAEFEPVVSKADAADLLYIGMMRDLKGPDIFIDAVAQAEIRLGRTINAVMVGDGEDLPRYRSQVLRLGLDDRIQFLEPMPARAAFALAQLVVVPSRAEAMPYIVLETLAAEKPMIATAVGGIPEIFGIGSPALTQPDAGVVGEKMSEALADLDAYRETMPQQADLTAKFGADVMAAQIEKAYFAALAG; translated from the coding sequence ATGTCCGCGAACGTCTGTTCTGACAACGTGGCGCCTTCCTCCCTCCGCATCGTGCATTGCTTCCGTTCGCCCGTCGGCGGTATTTTCCGCCATGTGCGCGATCTGGCCGATGCGCAGGCGGCGGCAGGCCACATGGTCGGCATCGTCTGCGATTCGACGACGGGCGGTGCGCTCGAAGAAGCGCTCTTCGAAGACATGAAAGGGGTTCTGGCGCTCGGTGTGCATCGTACGCCGATGCAGCGCCACATCGGTCCCGGGGACGCGGCTTCGGCCTGGCGTACCTTCAAGATCATCAAGGAATTGAAGCCGGACGTGCTCCATGGCCATGGCGCCAAGGGTGGCGCCTATGCGCGTCTGTTCGGCTCACTGTTGCGGGTTTCAAGGTCTCGCGTGGCCCGCCTTTATTCGCCGCATGGCGGCAGTCTCCACTACGACGAACGCACAGCCACCGGAAAGCTGTTCTTCGCGCTTGAGTGGACGATGGCGTATTTCACAGACTATCTGCTGTTCGTGTCCGACTATGAAAGGCAGGCCTATCGCCGCAAGGTTGGCGAACCGCGTGTGCCCAACACGCTGGTCTATAACGGCCTGCGCGCCGCGGAATTCGAACCGGTGGTCTCGAAGGCCGATGCTGCGGATCTCCTCTACATCGGCATGATGCGCGACCTGAAAGGCCCAGACATCTTCATCGACGCGGTTGCCCAGGCCGAGATTCGCCTCGGGCGTACCATCAATGCGGTGATGGTCGGCGACGGCGAAGACCTGCCCCGCTACCGGTCCCAGGTGCTGCGCCTCGGTCTCGACGACCGTATCCAGTTCCTCGAACCGATGCCCGCCCGCGCGGCCTTCGCGTTGGCGCAGCTTGTCGTCGTGCCGTCGCGAGCGGAGGCGATGCCTTACATCGTGCTTGAAACGCTCGCGGCCGAAAAACCGATGATCGCCACCGCCGTGGGCGGCATTCCGGAAATCTTCGGGATCGGTTCCCCTGCCCTGACACAGCCCGACGCGGGCGTGGTTGGCGAGAAGATGAGTGAAGCCTTGGCCGACCTCGACGCCTATCGGGAAACCATGCCGCAACAGGCCGACTTGACCGCAAAATTCGGTGCCGACGTGATGGCTGCGCAGATCGAAAAAGCTTATTTCGCGGCGTTGGCCGGCTAA
- a CDS encoding DUF2842 domain-containing protein, with protein MPLRLKKLIGTVLLVALVIIYAIVATIVAVAQLSESGPLVHLAFFIFSGLLWVLPAMGIIKWLILEPRPKN; from the coding sequence ATGCCCCTGCGTCTCAAGAAGCTGATCGGAACCGTGCTTTTGGTGGCGCTGGTCATCATCTACGCCATCGTCGCGACGATCGTCGCCGTGGCACAGCTCTCGGAATCCGGCCCCTTGGTCCACCTCGCTTTTTTTATCTTCAGCGGTCTGCTTTGGGTGCTGCCCGCCATGGGCATCATCAAATGGCTGATCCTGGAGCCGCGCCCGAAGAACTAA
- a CDS encoding GumC family protein: MSGVQSSAADLDVDLRQLFASLARNWLRILVVALIVAGLAFALAWLTTPLYKSETRLLIEARESVFTRPNTTNDADRPLFDEEGVTSQVEVVSSTDILKQVAKQLNLSTLPEFDETVKMSSISRLLILAGLKSDPNEIPPEERVLKKMHEKLNVYRVERSRVIVIEFSSRDPKLAADVPNAIADAYLALQRGAKLQSNTEATDWLAPEIADLSKRVKDAEAKVAEYRAQSDLLIGQNNSVLATQQLSEMSSELSRVRANRASAEATAQGVRKALQSGGSLDSLPEVMSSAAIQRLRDRQGQIKSDIADLSTTLLDNHPRIRSLKSQLADIDGQIRTEAQKVLAGLVTEADTAKERESQLVADLNRLKAESARAGEEQVELNALEREATAQRQLLESYLTRYREASSRQDRNYLPVDARIFSRAIVPTEPYFPKMLPIVGAAFAASLLVMAIITLLRELFSGRAMRPASGPRPEPVREVPMPAVRDDDRPVPPVAKRDLMETTAPAARLQASDDERAAAVRKAAALIENAAVGRPAVKEKAPEPSDAGLGEIDIEKAAERLITSGAARAIFVSPEGDEAAASSILVAREVADAGLRVLLMDLTASGAASRPLLDSSAYAGITNLLASEAQFSDVIHADHYSDCHVIPAGTADPMRAMRAADRLPIIMQSLTTAYDLVVVECGPADADGIRRLVGEATEVFVSVLEPSEAITEAAVKLIESGYPDLILVTPAGHGTPGAPVSGRSAA, translated from the coding sequence ATGTCAGGCGTACAGTCCAGCGCAGCAGATCTTGATGTCGATTTGAGGCAGCTCTTCGCAAGTCTTGCGCGGAACTGGCTTCGAATCCTCGTGGTTGCGTTGATCGTGGCGGGTCTCGCCTTCGCGCTCGCATGGCTGACGACGCCGCTTTACAAATCCGAAACGCGGCTTTTGATCGAAGCGCGTGAATCGGTATTCACCCGTCCGAACACGACCAACGATGCCGACCGGCCGCTTTTCGACGAGGAAGGCGTGACCAGCCAGGTCGAGGTGGTCTCATCGACCGACATTCTCAAGCAAGTGGCGAAGCAGCTGAATCTGTCCACGCTGCCCGAATTCGACGAGACGGTGAAGATGTCGTCGATCAGCAGGTTGCTGATCCTGGCCGGGCTGAAGAGCGATCCAAACGAGATTCCGCCGGAAGAGCGCGTGCTCAAGAAGATGCACGAGAAGCTCAACGTTTATCGTGTTGAAAGATCTCGCGTTATCGTCATCGAATTCTCGTCGCGCGATCCCAAGCTGGCGGCCGATGTGCCTAATGCCATCGCCGATGCCTACCTCGCCTTGCAACGCGGTGCCAAGCTGCAATCGAACACGGAAGCGACCGACTGGCTGGCACCGGAAATTGCTGACCTGTCGAAGCGCGTGAAAGACGCCGAAGCGAAAGTAGCCGAATATCGTGCGCAGTCCGATCTGCTGATCGGCCAGAACAATTCGGTGCTGGCTACCCAGCAGCTTTCGGAAATGTCCAGCGAACTGTCGCGCGTGCGCGCCAACCGTGCGTCGGCCGAAGCGACGGCGCAAGGCGTGCGCAAGGCTCTCCAGAGCGGAGGTTCCCTGGATTCGCTGCCGGAAGTGATGTCGTCCGCCGCCATCCAGAGGCTGCGCGATCGGCAGGGGCAGATCAAGAGCGATATCGCAGACCTTTCGACGACGCTGCTCGACAACCATCCCCGTATCCGCTCGCTGAAGTCGCAGCTTGCCGATATCGATGGCCAGATTCGCACCGAGGCGCAAAAAGTGCTGGCCGGTCTCGTCACCGAGGCCGATACCGCCAAGGAGCGTGAGAGCCAGCTCGTGGCGGATCTCAACCGGTTGAAGGCCGAATCGGCCCGTGCCGGCGAGGAACAGGTCGAACTCAACGCGCTGGAGCGCGAGGCGACCGCCCAGCGCCAATTGCTGGAATCCTATCTGACCCGCTACCGCGAGGCATCGTCACGCCAGGACCGCAACTATCTGCCGGTCGACGCCCGCATTTTCTCGCGCGCGATCGTTCCGACCGAGCCCTATTTCCCCAAGATGCTGCCGATCGTCGGTGCCGCCTTTGCCGCGTCGCTGCTGGTCATGGCCATCATCACCTTGCTTCGCGAATTGTTCTCCGGCCGCGCGATGCGCCCGGCCAGCGGTCCGCGGCCGGAACCGGTGAGAGAGGTGCCCATGCCAGCCGTTCGGGACGATGATCGGCCCGTGCCGCCGGTGGCGAAACGCGATCTGATGGAAACGACTGCGCCGGCTGCTCGCCTGCAGGCCTCCGACGACGAGCGCGCCGCCGCCGTCCGCAAGGCGGCAGCCCTGATCGAGAATGCCGCGGTCGGCAGGCCGGCTGTGAAGGAAAAGGCACCGGAACCCAGCGATGCGGGGCTCGGAGAAATCGACATCGAGAAGGCCGCCGAAAGGCTGATCACCAGCGGCGCGGCACGCGCGATCTTCGTTTCGCCCGAGGGTGACGAAGCGGCGGCCAGTTCCATCCTGGTGGCCCGCGAGGTCGCGGATGCCGGCTTGCGTGTGCTCCTGATGGATCTGACCGCATCGGGTGCCGCCTCGCGCCCCTTGCTCGACAGCAGCGCCTATGCCGGCATCACGAACCTGTTGGCTTCGGAAGCGCAATTCAGCGACGTCATCCATGCCGATCACTATTCCGATTGCCATGTGATTCCCGCCGGAACCGCCGACCCGATGCGCGCCATGCGGGCAGCCGACCGGTTGCCGATCATTATGCAGTCGCTCACCACCGCCTACGACCTTGTCGTGGTGGAATGCGGACCGGCCGATGCGGACGGCATCCGCCGGCTGGTGGGCGAGGCGACGGAGGTTTTCGTCAGTGTGCTGGAGCCGAGCGAGGCGATCACCGAAGCCGCTGTCAAACTGATCGAGAGCGGTTATCCGGACCTGATCCTGGTCACGCCTGCCGGGCATGGCACGCCAGGCGCGCCGGTCTCCGGCCGTTCGGCCGCGTAG
- the folE gene encoding GTP cyclohydrolase I FolE: protein MDAVIKKIMPTSSYMEKPVTDRPSQEEVEAAVRTLLRWTGDNPDREGLVDTPKRVAKAYREMFGGYDMCPAEELGRTFEEVAGYDDLVIVRDIKFHSHCEHHMVPIIGKAHVGYLPDGKVVGLSKIARVVDIFAHRLQTQEAMTAQIAGVIQDVLNPRGVAVMVEAEHMCMAMRGIRKQGSTTLTSTFTGSFRDNPEEQVRFVTMVRAGSGA from the coding sequence ATGGATGCCGTCATCAAGAAGATCATGCCGACCTCGTCCTATATGGAGAAGCCGGTCACTGACCGTCCGAGCCAGGAAGAGGTCGAGGCAGCGGTGCGCACGCTTTTGCGCTGGACCGGTGACAATCCGGACCGCGAAGGCCTGGTCGACACGCCGAAGCGCGTTGCCAAGGCCTATCGCGAGATGTTCGGCGGCTACGACATGTGCCCGGCCGAGGAACTTGGCCGCACTTTCGAGGAGGTTGCCGGTTATGACGACCTCGTCATCGTCCGCGACATCAAGTTCCACTCGCATTGCGAGCACCACATGGTGCCGATCATCGGCAAGGCGCATGTCGGCTACCTGCCGGACGGCAAGGTCGTCGGCCTGTCGAAGATCGCCCGCGTCGTCGACATCTTTGCGCACCGCCTGCAGACGCAGGAGGCGATGACCGCCCAGATTGCCGGCGTCATCCAGGACGTGCTAAATCCGCGCGGCGTTGCCGTGATGGTCGAGGCCGAGCATATGTGCATGGCCATGCGCGGTATCCGCAAGCAGGGGTCGACGACCCTGACCTCCACCTTCACCGGCTCTTTCCGGGACAATCCCGAGGAACAGGTCCGGTTCGTTACCATGGTGCGCGCCGGCAGCGGAGCTTGA
- the hisI gene encoding phosphoribosyl-AMP cyclohydrolase, translating into MTALQFSEPSKDKSLLEEGSVFTPRFDAAGLVTAVVTDAEDSTLLMVAHMNAQALALTMETGIAHYWSRSRNALWKKGETSGNFQHVVEIKTDCDQDAVWLRVKVSGHDATCHTGRRSCFYRTVALVEGKAILARDGSEPLFDAQETYRTPR; encoded by the coding sequence ATGACCGCTCTGCAGTTTTCCGAACCCTCCAAGGACAAGAGCCTGCTCGAGGAAGGCAGTGTGTTCACGCCGCGCTTCGATGCGGCAGGGCTTGTGACGGCTGTCGTCACCGACGCCGAAGACAGCACGCTGCTGATGGTGGCGCACATGAACGCGCAGGCGCTCGCCCTGACAATGGAAACCGGCATCGCCCACTACTGGTCGCGTTCGCGCAACGCCTTGTGGAAGAAGGGCGAGACATCGGGCAATTTCCAGCACGTTGTCGAGATCAAGACCGACTGCGATCAGGACGCCGTCTGGCTTCGCGTAAAAGTCTCCGGCCACGATGCAACCTGTCACACCGGTCGGCGTTCTTGCTTTTATCGGACGGTGGCGCTTGTCGAAGGCAAGGCAATACTTGCCAGAGATGGCTCCGAGCCGCTGTTCGATGCGCAGGAAACCTATCGGACGCCACGTTGA
- the recJ gene encoding single-stranded-DNA-specific exonuclease RecJ: MTGEKRFFLDVRRSATGLAWVHRLSERQDMTALAIAQGHGVPDIVARVLAGRGVTAVGTERFLDPTIRDLLPDPASLTDMNKAAVRLAEAIIRGERIAIFGDYDVDGAASSALLKRFLDVFSIPSEIYIPDRIFEGYGPNPDAMRELVGRGASLIVTVDCGTNSAASIDAAKEAGADVVVLDHHQLGGALPAATAVVNPNREDDLSGQGHLCAAGVVFLTLVQTAKLLRERVPDAPKPDLLAMLDLVALATVCDVVPLVGVNRAFVVKGLQVVRQQRNVGLAELTRVARVGEPVNTFHLAFLIGPRINAGGRIGDAALGSRLLATDDPAEARGIAETLDRLNQERQVMEQEMLAQARAEADAELAGGEGPAVIVTASEQWHPGIVGLIASRLKDHARRPAFAIAFNANGTGTGSGRSVPGFDLGRLVREAAEAGLIVKGGGHAMAAGITVDRQKLGALRAFFEERAAADVFRLRDEESLLVDGALAAEGATLTLLDNLEKAGPFGTGHVPPLFVLPRHKLADARAVGTNHIRVDLVSDSGGRIQAMAFRAVDTVLGDFLFKNRGRTLHVAGSIGGNYWNGNRSVQFRITDVAMA, encoded by the coding sequence ATGACGGGCGAAAAGCGGTTCTTTCTTGATGTCAGGCGCTCGGCCACCGGCCTCGCCTGGGTGCACCGACTATCCGAACGGCAGGATATGACGGCGCTGGCCATCGCCCAGGGGCATGGCGTTCCGGATATCGTTGCCCGCGTTCTGGCGGGGCGCGGCGTTACCGCCGTCGGCACCGAACGGTTCCTCGACCCAACCATTCGCGACCTTTTGCCGGATCCGGCCTCGCTGACCGACATGAACAAGGCCGCCGTGCGGCTCGCTGAAGCGATCATACGGGGCGAACGGATCGCCATCTTCGGCGATTATGATGTCGACGGCGCGGCGTCCTCGGCGCTGCTCAAGCGGTTCCTCGACGTCTTTTCGATCCCTTCGGAAATCTACATTCCCGACCGCATCTTCGAGGGCTACGGCCCCAATCCCGACGCGATGCGCGAATTGGTCGGGCGTGGCGCGAGCCTGATCGTCACCGTCGATTGCGGCACCAACAGCGCCGCTTCCATCGATGCTGCCAAGGAAGCCGGCGCCGATGTCGTGGTGCTCGATCACCACCAACTGGGCGGCGCGCTGCCGGCGGCGACCGCGGTCGTCAATCCGAACCGCGAGGACGACCTTTCGGGGCAGGGGCATTTGTGCGCGGCGGGCGTGGTGTTCCTGACGCTGGTGCAGACGGCCAAGCTGCTGCGCGAACGGGTGCCGGATGCGCCGAAGCCGGACCTGCTTGCCATGCTCGATCTCGTCGCGCTGGCAACGGTGTGCGATGTCGTGCCCCTGGTTGGTGTCAACCGCGCCTTCGTGGTGAAGGGGCTGCAGGTCGTGCGCCAGCAAAGGAATGTCGGACTGGCCGAATTGACGCGGGTTGCGCGCGTCGGCGAGCCGGTCAACACCTTCCATCTCGCCTTCCTGATAGGCCCACGCATCAATGCGGGCGGACGCATCGGCGATGCCGCGCTCGGCAGCCGGCTCCTTGCTACGGACGATCCGGCCGAGGCGCGGGGGATTGCCGAGACGCTCGACCGGCTGAACCAGGAGCGCCAGGTGATGGAACAGGAGATGCTGGCCCAGGCGCGCGCCGAAGCGGACGCCGAACTGGCTGGCGGCGAGGGGCCGGCGGTAATCGTGACGGCGTCTGAACAATGGCATCCCGGCATCGTCGGGCTGATTGCTTCCCGGCTCAAGGACCATGCGCGTCGGCCGGCCTTTGCCATCGCCTTCAACGCCAATGGCACTGGCACCGGCTCGGGCCGTTCGGTTCCGGGTTTCGATCTCGGACGATTGGTGCGCGAGGCGGCGGAAGCCGGCTTGATCGTCAAGGGCGGTGGCCATGCGATGGCGGCGGGGATCACCGTGGACCGTCAGAAGCTGGGCGCCTTGCGCGCTTTCTTCGAGGAACGCGCGGCGGCCGACGTGTTCCGCCTGCGTGACGAGGAGAGCCTCCTGGTGGATGGCGCGCTTGCCGCCGAGGGCGCAACACTGACCCTGCTCGACAATCTCGAGAAGGCCGGTCCGTTCGGCACCGGCCATGTGCCGCCGCTTTTCGTGCTGCCGCGCCACAAGCTTGCCGATGCGCGCGCCGTCGGCACCAATCACATCCGTGTCGATCTGGTTTCGGACAGCGGCGGGCGCATCCAGGCGATGGCATTCAGGGCCGTGGACACGGTGCTGGGCGACTTCTTGTTCAAGAACCGGGGCCGCACCCTGCATGTCGCCGGCTCGATTGGCGGCAACTACTGGAACGGCAATCGCAGTGTCCAATTCCGCATCACCGATGTGGCAATGGCCTGA
- a CDS encoding GNAT family N-acetyltransferase, translating into MADATASGDGKTFAATAAPHQAPAVVATVQSASAEAIASYGDFSRTAPHAPPQSALWIRHWIDNLRPDALIAWLKTGEQPLLAMALEVERSGPFKVARFMGGRHANGNFPPFAQTSDSPLAAADLSRLFDAIKRARPDIDLIALQRLQPDLDGLVNPLSALPSFQSPNLSLAVDLSGGFEEVLERTSGKRKRKKHRSQARKFETAGGFSRIEARSADETRRLLEAFLAMKEQRFRKMGIANVFGDPRVRAFFHALFAEALDEEKPSFVLHGLEVAGKLRAVTGSSHAPRRLVCEFGAILEDELSSASPGDFLFFDNIQEACEQGNAVYDFSVGDEPYKRQWCDIEILHRDAMVPLTLKGRALASSLHQGARVKAFIKNSPTIWKFTKALRRRAAGHEQPAATSED; encoded by the coding sequence ATGGCGGACGCGACGGCGTCGGGGGACGGCAAGACTTTCGCGGCAACCGCGGCACCACATCAGGCGCCGGCGGTAGTGGCCACCGTTCAATCTGCCTCCGCCGAAGCGATCGCGTCCTACGGAGACTTCAGCCGGACCGCCCCCCATGCGCCGCCGCAAAGCGCGCTGTGGATACGACACTGGATCGACAATCTGCGCCCGGACGCCTTGATCGCCTGGCTGAAAACGGGCGAGCAGCCGCTGCTTGCCATGGCTCTGGAAGTCGAGCGCTCCGGGCCATTCAAGGTCGCCCGCTTTATGGGTGGACGTCACGCCAACGGCAACTTCCCTCCCTTTGCGCAGACATCCGACAGCCCCCTGGCCGCAGCTGACCTGAGCAGGCTCTTCGACGCCATCAAGAGAGCCCGTCCGGATATCGACCTGATCGCCCTGCAGCGACTGCAGCCTGACCTCGACGGGCTGGTCAATCCGCTGTCGGCGCTCCCCTCTTTTCAAAGCCCCAATCTGTCGCTGGCGGTGGATCTGAGCGGCGGCTTCGAGGAAGTGCTCGAGCGCACCAGCGGCAAACGCAAACGCAAGAAACACCGCTCGCAGGCCCGCAAATTCGAGACGGCGGGCGGTTTTTCCAGAATCGAAGCCCGGTCAGCGGACGAAACCCGTCGCCTGTTGGAAGCCTTCCTGGCCATGAAGGAACAGCGTTTCCGCAAGATGGGCATCGCCAATGTCTTCGGCGACCCGCGCGTGCGCGCTTTCTTCCATGCCCTGTTTGCGGAGGCACTCGACGAAGAGAAACCTTCCTTCGTGCTTCATGGGCTTGAAGTGGCCGGCAAGTTGCGCGCGGTGACCGGATCGAGCCACGCGCCGCGCCGGCTCGTATGCGAATTCGGTGCGATTCTCGAAGACGAGCTTTCGTCGGCAAGCCCCGGCGATTTCCTGTTCTTCGACAACATCCAGGAAGCCTGCGAACAAGGCAACGCCGTCTACGATTTCTCTGTTGGCGACGAGCCGTACAAACGACAATGGTGCGATATCGAAATCCTGCACCGGGACGCGATGGTGCCGCTGACGTTGAAAGGACGCGCCCTGGCTTCGAGCCTGCATCAGGGCGCGCGGGTCAAGGCCTTCATCAAGAACAGCCCGACCATCTGGAAATTCACCAAAGCTTTGCGCCGCAGGGCCGCGGGCCACGAACAGCCGGCGGCAACCTCGGAAGACTGA
- a CDS encoding polysaccharide biosynthesis/export family protein, whose protein sequence is MRCPAPLTCALLAVSLLAGCSSYRPTPAAFHDVLTQPYRLGAGDRVRITVFEQDGLTNTYSVDQSGYISFPLVGSVPARGSTAQQLEKAIAGKLRQGYLRDPDVSVEIDRYRPIFVMGEVGAAGQYSYVPGLTVQKAIAIAGGFSARANQSMVDVTRDINGEVMTGRVVTSDPLLPGDTVYVRERLF, encoded by the coding sequence ATGAGATGTCCCGCCCCGCTCACTTGCGCATTGCTTGCGGTGTCGCTGCTGGCTGGCTGTTCCAGTTATCGCCCGACCCCAGCAGCTTTTCATGACGTGCTGACGCAACCCTACCGGCTTGGTGCCGGCGACCGGGTCCGCATCACCGTATTCGAGCAGGATGGGCTGACCAACACCTACAGCGTCGACCAGTCCGGCTACATCTCCTTCCCGCTTGTCGGCTCGGTGCCGGCCCGCGGCAGCACGGCGCAGCAGCTGGAAAAGGCGATCGCCGGCAAATTGCGCCAGGGCTACCTGCGCGATCCCGACGTCTCGGTCGAGATCGACCGCTACCGGCCGATCTTCGTGATGGGCGAGGTTGGCGCCGCCGGCCAGTATTCCTATGTACCGGGCCTGACCGTTCAGAAGGCGATCGCCATCGCCGGCGGCTTCTCCGCCAGGGCCAATCAATCAATGGTCGACGTCACACGCGACATCAACGGAGAGGTCATGACCGGCCGGGTGGTGACATCCGACCCGCTGCTGCCCGGCGACACGGTCTATGTCCGCGAACGTCTGTTCTGA
- a CDS encoding iron-sulfur cluster assembly scaffold protein: MIDDVYNAKILGFAGNIARIGRLDHPDATAKAHSKLCGSTVTVDLRMQDGIVTDFAHDVKACALGQASSSIMAANVVGATAEELRAVRDTMLKMLKENGAPPNGRFADLKYLEPVRDYKARHASTMLTFDAVVDAIGQIEQKRAEAAA; this comes from the coding sequence ATGATCGACGACGTCTATAATGCGAAAATTCTCGGTTTTGCCGGAAATATCGCCCGCATCGGTAGGCTCGACCATCCCGATGCGACTGCCAAGGCGCATTCGAAGCTCTGCGGTTCGACCGTTACCGTCGATCTGCGGATGCAGGACGGCATTGTCACCGATTTCGCGCATGATGTGAAAGCATGCGCGCTCGGACAGGCTTCGTCCTCGATCATGGCCGCCAATGTCGTTGGTGCTACCGCCGAGGAGTTGCGCGCCGTGCGCGACACCATGTTGAAGATGCTGAAGGAAAATGGCGCGCCGCCAAATGGGCGTTTTGCCGATCTGAAATATCTGGAGCCGGTGCGCGACTATAAGGCACGTCATGCCTCGACGATGCTGACCTTCGATGCCGTGGTCGATGCGATCGGCCAGATCGAGCAGAAGCGCGCCGAAGCCGCCGCGTGA